One genomic region from Haloarcula taiwanensis encodes:
- a CDS encoding cysteine synthase A — translation MQSYAQRDDDGTVAASVTDLIGDTPLVCLDGFADNLLGKVEAANPYSVKDRIALYMVEAAAESGALADDGTVVEATSGNTGIGLAAVCAARGYDCVLTMPESMSEERRQLLSGLGADLELTPADDGMSGAIERANELADAPGTVRARQFENEANPRAHRETTGPEIWSDTGGDVDAVVAGVGTGGTITGISEYIKEEVGTDLTSVAVEPEQSQLLSADDPDSHDIQGIGPGFVPDVLRRDLIDEVRTASKAASTDAARRLASEEGIMVGISSGAALHAAAEYATENPDETVVVVLPDTGERYLSTDLWNGD, via the coding sequence ATGCAGTCGTACGCCCAGCGAGATGACGACGGCACTGTCGCGGCCAGCGTGACCGACCTTATCGGCGATACGCCGCTGGTCTGTCTCGACGGCTTCGCAGACAACCTACTCGGGAAGGTCGAAGCGGCAAACCCCTACTCGGTGAAGGACCGCATCGCGCTGTACATGGTCGAGGCGGCCGCGGAGTCCGGGGCTCTCGCCGACGACGGGACGGTCGTCGAGGCGACCAGCGGTAACACCGGTATCGGACTGGCCGCTGTCTGCGCTGCACGGGGGTACGACTGCGTGCTGACGATGCCAGAGTCGATGAGCGAGGAGCGCCGGCAGTTGCTGTCGGGGCTGGGCGCAGACCTCGAACTCACGCCGGCCGACGACGGAATGAGCGGCGCTATCGAGCGGGCGAACGAACTCGCAGACGCCCCTGGCACCGTCCGCGCCCGGCAGTTTGAGAACGAGGCGAACCCGCGCGCCCACCGCGAGACGACGGGGCCGGAGATCTGGTCGGATACGGGCGGTGACGTGGACGCCGTCGTCGCCGGTGTCGGGACCGGCGGGACGATCACCGGCATCTCGGAGTACATCAAGGAGGAGGTCGGTACGGACCTCACCTCGGTCGCCGTCGAGCCGGAACAGTCGCAACTGCTCTCGGCAGATGACCCGGACAGCCACGACATCCAGGGCATCGGGCCCGGGTTTGTTCCGGACGTTCTCCGGCGTGACCTCATCGACGAGGTGCGGACCGCGAGCAAGGCGGCCTCCACCGACGCGGCCCGACGACTCGCCAGTGAAGAGGGCATCATGGTCGGTATCTCGTCGGGCGCAGCGCTACACGCGGCCGCGGAGTACGCCACCGAGAATCCCGACGAGACGGTGGTCGTCGTTCTGCCGGACACCGGCGAACGATACCTCTCGACGGATCTCTGGAACGGCGACTGA
- a CDS encoding acetolactate synthase, whose protein sequence is MRVSLAVVDRLVANGIDTVFGIPGKQSLPLNEAIGKRDDIRFVVARHETAVSHQAWGYAETSGEIASTVVVPGPGDMNAMNGLKNALNDCTPLVHFAIETEPTLRGGDAIHETPPDTYDNVVKENILLKNPETTAATIDRAVQVAQTPPKGPVRVGIPKNYLQMDVPLAGAGTPSAPSASTVPEQEVSTAAEHLLAAERPLILAGGGVRVADGSSALRSLAERLAAPVVTTYKGKGVLPEDHALSAGVLAGSASPELLDCLADADAVLAVGSDLDAHGTRGWSVELPETLVHVTMDADDLGTGYNPTVGILADAAETMAAIEDKIAAADTAPASKADGTERAQAVRAATARRIDPLVDSEPPLTSVHVLQILRDALPSDAITAVDAGGFRVWALNTFEAHGPRSYVNPGSWATMGTGLPSAIGAQLANPDTPVVALTGDGGLMMCVHELHTAVAEDLPITVVVLNNDDYAIISEEAGRSYDLDQQAYGWDTTPIDFGTVAAGMGMEAMQADTPSEIHTAVREAVQTDAPTLVEVRTDPTEPQASEWMSE, encoded by the coding sequence ATGCGCGTTAGTCTGGCGGTGGTAGACCGTCTCGTCGCGAACGGTATCGATACCGTCTTTGGAATCCCCGGAAAGCAGTCCCTCCCGCTGAACGAAGCCATCGGCAAGCGAGACGATATCCGCTTTGTCGTGGCACGACACGAAACTGCGGTCTCACACCAGGCCTGGGGCTATGCAGAGACGAGCGGAGAGATAGCGAGTACTGTCGTCGTCCCCGGCCCCGGCGATATGAACGCGATGAACGGCCTGAAAAACGCGCTGAACGACTGCACGCCACTGGTGCATTTCGCTATCGAAACCGAGCCGACGCTCCGGGGCGGTGATGCGATTCACGAAACCCCACCGGACACCTACGACAACGTCGTTAAAGAGAACATACTGCTGAAAAACCCCGAAACGACAGCGGCGACGATTGACCGGGCGGTGCAGGTCGCTCAAACACCCCCAAAGGGGCCAGTCAGGGTCGGAATCCCCAAGAATTATCTGCAGATGGACGTGCCGCTCGCTGGTGCAGGCACACCTTCGGCTCCGTCCGCAAGCACCGTTCCGGAACAGGAAGTTTCGACAGCCGCCGAGCACCTGCTCGCGGCCGAGCGGCCGCTTATTCTGGCCGGCGGCGGTGTGCGAGTGGCGGACGGCTCGTCGGCGCTCCGAAGCCTCGCCGAGCGGCTTGCTGCACCCGTCGTGACGACGTACAAGGGTAAAGGCGTGCTCCCCGAGGACCACGCCCTCAGCGCCGGCGTGTTGGCCGGAAGCGCGAGCCCAGAGCTACTGGACTGCCTCGCCGACGCCGATGCCGTGCTCGCCGTCGGGTCCGACCTTGACGCACACGGGACACGCGGGTGGTCCGTCGAACTGCCTGAGACGCTCGTTCACGTCACCATGGACGCTGACGACCTCGGAACGGGCTATAATCCGACCGTCGGTATCCTCGCGGATGCCGCAGAGACGATGGCGGCGATTGAGGACAAAATTGCGGCGGCTGACACCGCTCCCGCCTCGAAGGCGGACGGCACTGAACGCGCACAGGCTGTCCGTGCTGCCACTGCACGTCGAATCGACCCACTCGTGGATTCGGAACCGCCGCTGACCTCCGTCCACGTGTTGCAAATCCTTCGAGACGCACTTCCTTCTGATGCTATCACGGCCGTCGATGCCGGGGGGTTCCGCGTCTGGGCGCTGAATACGTTTGAGGCGCACGGGCCACGCAGCTACGTCAACCCCGGGTCGTGGGCGACGATGGGGACGGGACTGCCGTCGGCGATTGGAGCACAGCTAGCGAACCCGGACACGCCCGTCGTTGCGCTGACTGGTGATGGCGGTCTCATGATGTGCGTACACGAACTCCATACTGCGGTCGCAGAGGACCTCCCGATCACCGTCGTCGTCCTCAACAACGACGATTACGCGATTATCAGCGAGGAGGCCGGGCGCAGCTACGACCTCGACCAGCAGGCATACGGATGGGACACGACGCCGATTGACTTCGGAACTGTCGCTGCCGGAATGGGGATGGAAGCCATGCAGGCCGACACGCCGTCCGAAATCCACACGGCGGTTCGCGAAGCGGTGCAGACGGACGCGCCGACGCTCGTCGAGGTCAGGACCGACCCGACGGAGCCACAGGCGAGCGAGTGGATGAGCGAGTAG
- a CDS encoding DUF159 family protein has product MCGRYSLFSPREEIETRFDAEFSFDYEPRYNAAPSQDLPVITGESPSTIQRLEWGLIPNWADSRTDHGHINARAETLSKKRSFAEAYESRRCLVPADGFYEWVETSDGKQPYRVALPDDDLFAMAGLYERWEPPQRQAGLGEFGASGDDSGGEDDLVESFTIVTTEPNEAVADLHHRMAVILDPDEESTWLRGSAGDVSALLDPYDAPMQTYPVSSAVNSPANDSPELIEPAG; this is encoded by the coding sequence ATGTGTGGCCGCTACAGTTTGTTCTCTCCCCGCGAGGAAATTGAGACGCGGTTCGACGCCGAGTTTTCCTTCGACTACGAGCCGCGATACAACGCCGCTCCGAGTCAGGACCTGCCAGTCATCACCGGCGAGTCGCCCAGCACCATCCAGCGGCTAGAGTGGGGACTGATTCCGAACTGGGCAGACAGCCGAACGGACCACGGGCACATCAACGCCCGCGCCGAGACCCTGTCGAAAAAACGCTCGTTCGCTGAGGCCTACGAGTCCCGGCGCTGTCTGGTTCCCGCTGATGGATTCTACGAGTGGGTCGAGACGAGCGACGGCAAGCAACCGTATCGCGTGGCGCTGCCGGACGACGACCTGTTCGCGATGGCGGGGCTGTACGAGCGGTGGGAGCCGCCACAGCGCCAGGCCGGACTAGGTGAGTTTGGTGCAAGCGGCGACGATTCGGGCGGCGAAGACGATCTCGTCGAGTCGTTCACGATAGTGACAACCGAGCCAAACGAGGCCGTCGCTGACCTCCATCACCGGATGGCCGTCATCCTCGACCCCGATGAGGAGTCGACGTGGCTCCGGGGTAGCGCCGGTGACGTATCGGCACTGCTTGACCCGTACGACGCCCCCATGCAGACCTATCCGGTTTCGTCAGCGGTCAACAGTCCGGCCAACGACTCGCCGGAACTCATCGAACCGGCCGGGTGA
- a CDS encoding transcriptional regulator, which produces MDQHEQPAETPGLTSERLDTLLRALAAEPRRMIYTYLTEHDSASLAELTDVVIGWTKARGRATDACNWDDTRTSLHHRHLSVLDDAGIVSYDADQQTATLVSLPPSATEVLATIIDLDGGTDRGD; this is translated from the coding sequence ATGGATCAGCACGAACAGCCTGCGGAGACGCCGGGACTCACGTCCGAGCGACTCGATACGCTATTACGGGCGCTGGCAGCCGAGCCCCGGCGGATGATATACACTTACCTCACCGAACACGACTCGGCCTCGCTCGCGGAACTCACTGATGTGGTCATAGGCTGGACGAAAGCGCGTGGGCGAGCCACCGACGCCTGCAACTGGGACGATACCCGCACGTCGCTCCACCACCGCCACCTCTCGGTTCTCGATGACGCTGGCATTGTTAGCTACGATGCTGACCAGCAGACCGCGACGCTGGTGTCGCTGCCGCCCTCAGCGACCGAGGTTCTTGCAACGATAATCGATCTGGATGGTGGGACAGACCGCGGAGACTGA
- a CDS encoding translation initiation factor IF-2 subunit beta (eIF-2B; functions in the early steps of protein synthesis by forming a ternary complex with GTP and initiator tRNA), giving the protein MNYESALQRAYDVLPDQPREAGERLSIPDPEGQTDGAFTRLTNLEAVADAVSRDAQHLHRAIQREFGTNGQFDGGEARYNGSFDTADFEAAIDAYVAEYVTCSECGLPDTVLKNEDGVDMLRCQACGAFRPVAKGASSNTQQDRPTLEEGETYEVKITGTGREGDGVAEKGKYTIFVSGAREGQVVDAYIESISGTLAFGRVQ; this is encoded by the coding sequence ATGAACTACGAGTCCGCCCTACAGCGTGCGTATGACGTGCTACCAGACCAGCCCCGGGAAGCCGGTGAACGGCTCTCGATTCCGGACCCCGAAGGCCAAACTGACGGTGCGTTCACACGCCTGACAAACTTGGAGGCAGTCGCTGACGCCGTCTCGCGGGACGCCCAGCACCTCCACCGAGCCATCCAGCGCGAGTTCGGGACCAACGGCCAGTTCGACGGCGGCGAAGCCCGCTACAACGGGTCGTTCGACACCGCTGATTTCGAGGCCGCTATCGACGCGTACGTCGCCGAATACGTCACCTGTTCCGAGTGTGGCCTGCCCGACACCGTCCTCAAGAACGAGGACGGCGTCGACATGCTGCGCTGTCAGGCCTGTGGTGCGTTCCGCCCGGTCGCCAAGGGCGCGAGTTCGAACACCCAGCAGGACCGACCCACGCTCGAAGAGGGCGAGACCTACGAGGTCAAGATTACCGGCACGGGCCGCGAGGGCGACGGCGTCGCCGAGAAAGGGAAGTACACCATCTTCGTCTCCGGAGCGCGAGAAGGGCAGGTCGTCGACGCCTACATCGAGAGCATCAGCGGCACGCTGGCGTTCGGTCGCGTTCAGTAG